The segment GGTCACATCGTACATTCCGACACTTGTTTAGCTCCCTGGGCATCATGCAGCGATGCTGCCTGTTAGGTACAGTGAAGCAAACACTCACATTGCAAGCACATTCTCACGGGTACCCGTTTTAtagctgggtgaactgagacaatgtggatctAATTATCTTGTCCAAGGATGCAAGGCAAATGTGCCAACCTCCATCGGGGATCAAACCCATGTCTTTAGCGTGATAGGCAAACACCATACGACTATGATGTAGGAAAACCCCTAGTTCTGTAAGTAGAATAAAAATGCTTTGATTTCCCAATACCTTTATTAACTCTCATAATCTAATAAAAACGCAAGTCACATTCCATCCCTTTGAATGGTTTTGGAACTGGTGGGATTGCTACCAGGCGCCATGCAGCGATTTCCTGTGTTGTACATTCTCTGTGTGAGGCATCATTCTCTGCTGTGGCTGCATCGATGGGGACATGTTATGTATATTCTGTACTGTGGAACACCGTTAATTTCTTTTGGGctgtatatacacatatgtacatgtatgcatgtgcatatctctctttctctttcccACTGTATTCATTCAGGAAAACCAAATTGCACATGTGCTTGCGTGCATGAcagtatgtgtgcgtgtgcgttcgtgtgtgtgtgtgtgtgtgtgtgtgtgtgtgtgtgtgtgcaaccCCTAGTATTAATTTGCAGTACACGAAGAGCTTCcataaaaataaagaaaaaataaataaaataaagagAAAAAAAGACATTTTCTCATATGTGTCCTGACATTTGCTACTCTCTGTAATTTCGACACACAATTCCTGCAGTGTAAATCATGTTAAGCTGCGAGTACTTCGCGAGGACactttaaatatgtttacttaGAGAAAAAAAGGGCCAGATAAGCTCAATTTTCACTCAGCTACAAAAATAAATCAAAGTTCAAAAGTACTTTTGACACTTTAACAGTTGACGCTTTACAATAATGTTCTTTGTTGTTATACACGATCAGTAACATAAAGCAAGAATTTTATTCTTGTCATACAATATAGGGTAGTGTAGTGAGATCAACTTTAGAGTACAGATATCTCGTCAATCTTGTCTACTAAGTAAGGTAATGCATTGTAACCTTCCATATCTGATCAAACAGACAAGTGTCACATTTTATGCAGGTATGTAGTCTCCTGTTTGGCTGCCAGAGTTTCTTTCTTTAAATAGAATGCATTTTCCTTCATAACAAAGGTGACAGGAAGCTAATAAACCAACACAAGCCCCGGGAAGATCACGTGTTCAATATAACGTTACCAGAGTATTGTGCTATACTTAATCTAATGTAGTATAATTGGATAGTGTTAGtttcagaaacattttattattcGATCAAACAGCGAGAATCAATTTCGAATATCTCTCAGAAAGAGATATACAAGATTTATTAAACTTTGTCTATCTTGGAAGGTTTGCCAAAACAACACACTTAAATCTCATCTCTGACATTAACTGTAAACACACGGGGCACACATAgttacacacaaaacacacatttagATGTACATCCTACACCCAATCTATTGTGAATAGCTTGTTCGGGTGTAAGCGGTATACCATACACAATCCAGTTGGGCGGGGAAATCATCATAATCCATCGATTCCCTGTCCAGTTCAAATGTTTGGATCAAAACACATGTCCGGAATAAAACGTTTCCTGATTTATATGTCCTGCTCTACACTTCCACTCTACACATGGCGGTTACCATACCTCTACCACATGGATGTGACAGTAGTCCGGGAATTATACGTCAAATGGACGCTATATTTGTCCGAaatggaaaagaaaaacaacctaattgtataaatactGGCCTTGCATTGAAATAGTCACAATGCCGTACACGTAATAGACGCATGGCTATGCATTAGCAATAGGTTTAGATAATGACATCAATATTCTGTCAATATTCTGTTCGTATAATATTATTTGCTGATTATGGTACAATTTTCAACACATGTAGTACCAAAGCTCCTCCTGAGAATGGATCATGTAGCCGATTCCATTTGAGTGTTCCATTCACAACAGCAGATATTTGCTTATTGGTGGATACAAATCCCAGGTTCGGAGACAGTTGAAGACAATGTGCAATGCCCTATTGTAATCACGAACTTGATAAAACTGGGGTGTCTCGCATCGACATCTGTCCATTGGTAGATACAAATCTCAACTTGACCACTCAAACATTTTTCGAAGATGGCTGAAGGCAACGTGCAATGTCCTAATCAGTAGCTTGACAATACGGGTGTGTCTCGCATCGACGTCTGTCCAACGGTCCCTTCGGACTTGACCGTCCTTGAGGTGTGTGGGTCGCCTGTGTTCTGCACTTTAGACAGGATGGCATCACCATCAACGACGCTGAGCGAAATAGGGTTGTTGTCCGCTCCGTGTATTTCTTGGTGTCCTTCAAAATTAAGCAACGCCTGGATCATGTTCCCTTGGGGTGGGTAGTTCTTCATGTCCAGCTTATACAGGGGCGGGTAACATTGGGGCAGGTATCGACTTGAGGGAGGTGACTTTGTGATAATCTTTTGGGTCCTTTCGGCAGACTCATGTTTAATTTCCCCGAACACCTCCAGTTTCTTGAAGCCAGTTAACACCGATTTCTTGTTCCTTGGGTCATCGTGCGGTTCATCATCTTCTTGGGGCACTGGTTCTGAGGTTCCTTGAATGGCATCATCCTCAGTGACACTCCGTGTGGTGTCAATACTTGCTTCACTCTTATCTACCAATGAATCTAACACGGAACCTTTGCAACAAGGTGTGACCTCGCTTGTTCTGGTGGAGTGTTTCTGTTTCTCCAGGTTCTTTTCAATGTGTCTTGGTCGACGTCGGCGTGGTGCAGGATGGTCTATAGTCAGGTTCACGACAGATGTCGGAGGCATGTACTTTGGTCTTGGGGTACTCACGACCTGTGTGTATTTGGGGAAACGCGTCATGCTATCAGGTAATGGGTCCTGGGACAGAAGGTAGGGGAACATATGACGATTGGTCTTTCTGGAATTTGGAGGACCTGTCACAGAGTCCGTGTCCTGATGACACATGCCTGCAGCTTCCGCAACAACAGGTCCAAGCATCAAATTGGTAAAAGGACTTAAGCCAACTGCTTCATCCTCAAATGATTCCATGTGGTTTTGTCTGGGCTTTGGGTTAACCAACCGTGGCAAAGGTCGGTGTGTTTCTCGTTGAGTGGTAGGTGAAGATGAATCGGAGGGTGAACGCTCGCCCCTTGCTCGCGAATCACGGTCCATCACTTTCAGCTTCAACACTGACTTCTGCTTCATCCTGTAATAATCTCTATCAATCATATCCGACTCTAGGTCCTGAGGCTGCTGTACGGTTTCAGCTCTCAACTCCCAGTATTGAGCTGGGTACATGTCATAAGCCTTTAGATCAGTCGATTTGCCTGTTTCCCTTGGAAACAAGTTCCGGTTCCTGTTGAGCCCAAGAACACGAGCTCGCAGTTGTTCCCTGTACGTCTCTTCCATAAGTATCTGCCTAGCGCGGCTAACAAGCTCAGGAGGAACACCAACGAGACGGCGATCTACAGCTGTCTCCTCTCTCTCTGGTTCTTGTTCGGGGTCCGGTCTCGCTGCGGCCTGAGCTATGGGTAATGTCTTTTCAAGGACCTTTGGTATTTTAGGGAGGACAATTCCAGAGTTATGGTTCTTATTCTCAAGATCATTCACATCTTCGCTGAATGCTACCTTTGGATGCTTTAAACCTGGAAGGATTTCAGATGTGTTTGTAGAAGTAAGATTTGTCCTTTTCTTATCTCGTCGTTTTAAGGTCGAGAGATCTTCAAGACTGGAAGCATGTCTCATTAACGTCAAGGTAGGTAACTCTCCAGATGCAAAGTCAAATAACTCAAGAGAACTCTGATGATGAAAGGGAGGCGACTCTGGTCTCTTCTCTGGTCGATAGCCCTTGACACGAATATTCATTTCATGATTAACTTTCTGTTGTAGCGTGGATTCATTAACAAGCAGAGGAATGTTGACACCCGCCCTGCACCTCTTTGTCTCTGCTTGGGACAAGATTGTGTATAACTCACGGGGGTTCGTTACGTCTTTCCCATCACCATGGAAACCCGTGAGACGCTGCACCAACACAGCCCCTCTCTCCACCGAACGCTGGTTCAAGTTCTTGACGCCGGACATCATGGTTAGACGAGTATTCGTACGTCATCGTGAGGGTTTTGTAAGACACACAGAGAAGCTGCAGGGTCGCCAAGACCagcctgaaataaaaacaaaaatataaacattaatgAAATGCATACATACTTTATGAGAAATGGCATTGAAAATATTGagttttattgaaaatattgaagTCCCAAAGAAATGTTTGTTGTGATTTACCCGCACGCAAAGAGCAACATATCGATCCACAAATATGAAATGCCTTGTCTCCAGATTGTTTGTGCGAGAACTGACCCAAACAGTTCATGTTGTAGAGCATTGTCAACACGGTGAGTATCGATATCCCCCTGCTTGATTACCTGGACTTACAACTGATTCCTTTATAAGCAATGGGGTTCCTGGTCCTCCAGGCCGTGTCAGTCTACACCACCACACGTGGGGAGGctattatatttatgtataacAGGTGTTCGATTTACCTGTGGAACGATCACTCAAGTGTGCGTTGGCGGTCAACGTACTTGTCTCTGTCCTCACAGTATGGCTTAGGGTAAAAGGTTGGGTGTATCGAAGACCATGGGAGGGTGTATCGCAGACCATGGGTGGGTAATCGGAGACCACGGATGGGTGTATCGGAGACATGGGTGGGTGTATTGGAGACCACGGATGGGTGTATCAGAGACCACGAATGGTGTATCGAAGACCATGAGTGGATATATCGGAGACCATGGGTGGATATATCGGTGACCATGGGTGGATATATCGGTGACCATGGGTGGATATATCGGAGACCATGGGTGGATATATCGGTGACCATGGATGGATATATCGGTGACCATGGGTAGGTGTAGCGGAGACCATGGCTAGGTGTATAGGAAACCACGTTGGGCAAAAGAGGGATGTTTTTGAGACTGTGTGGTTTAAAGTGTTTTGAGGTAATGATTTTACCACAAATTGACCTGAATGGGACTTGGTGGTATTGCGGTGAGGAGACACACACCGCTTTAAGTAGGGACTTTTAACCTTGCCTTACAGACAACAATGCTAAACCAATTCCCAGATCAGTATCTCATGATGCGAAGGCCAGTGTTTGTGCTAAGTGGACGGAAGTGTTCAATGCCTCATCAGTGCCACAGTGTGGAACACAATCACGGGGATCACACACAGTTCAGAAACGCCCGAGGTAGCGAGCTAAAAGATTATAAGGGCTAGGTATTACATCGATATAAGTGAATGAATGTGCTCTAATGCCGCTGTTACAatataactgagtgagtgagtttggttttacgccgcttttaggaatattccagcaatatcacggatggGGATGCAAAAAGGCGCCTCACACAACTGTCAAATATATGGAGTATAACAGCTGTTGGTGCTCCAtggttacatttgaccactttcttaaCAGCATTGTGGGGCGATGCGCAACTCATAGTTAAAACGTCCGCTTGTCATTCCGGAGaaacgggtttgattccactcatgggtacaatgtgaataCCATACCTGGTGTTTCACGCTGTGAAATTACTGGAATATTcttaagagcggcgtaaaaacacAGTCACTCACTACTTTGGTGTATTCAAGTCAGAGAGACAGTAATGCTTTAAGCACAGACATCAGATAGCCCGTCACTCGGACAGATTTGctctacacacacatacagagaatACCACCAGTATCTTGGGGTAACCAATCAATGTTTTGTACTTCATTGACtttgtacatacacacacactactTTAGAACTATTTTGCCAGGGAAGTTATTGAAGTTTTATTACTTGCCAACATTCCGGTGATACCGATAGCTCAATGCGACGCGGCTTATGGTAAAACGGCCCGGTCGTGATATGAAAAGATTAATTTAGCGAACACATACAGCACCGATTGATATGATGTTCTTTGTGTTCCGCAGGGCTGAGGACCTTTGATTGAATAACTCACAGGGCACGCACTGGGTCATAGGGACTCTTGTGTGACTTGTCGCCCGTGTGTTGGAAGGTTCAGGTTGGCGTCAGGGCTTTCGCTGTTTTATAAAATCCTGGTCTGACACTCAGATAAGACACAGTTGTTAAAGTCGAAATGATTATTACTTTTAGAAGGAGGGGGAGGTTGAAGGGCTAGAGAGGGGTGGAGGGTGGTAGGTACAGAGGGGAGGGTGGAGGAGGGACCAAGAAATATTCATGCACTGGTATATACTGTTGTGTGACATTTATGTATGTACCTCTCTGCTACAGTTATGTATACATATGATGCAGTGTGACAGGtctgtatgtattactgtgtGACAGTTTTGTAGATGTTGTTGTGTGACAGGTCTGTATATGCTGTTGTGTGACAAATCTGTATGTACTGCTGTTTGACAGTTCTATAGATGTTGTTGTGTGACAGGTCTGTATGTGCTGTTGTGTGACAGATCTGTATATGCTGTTGTGTGACAGTTCTGTAGATGTTGTGTGACAGTTCTGTAGATGTTGTTGTGTGACAGATCTGTATATGCTGTTGTGTGACAGTTTTGTATGTGCTGTTGTGTGATACGTCTGTATGTGCTGTTGTGTGACAGGTCTGTATGTGCTGTTGTGTGACAGATCTGTATATGCTGTTGTGTAACAGTTCTGTAGATGTTGTTGTGTGACAGATCTGTATGTGCTGCTGAGTTCTGTATGTGCTGCTGTGTGACAGATCTGTATGTACTGCTGTGTGACAGTTCTATAGATGTTGTTGTGTGATGGCTATGTATGTGCTGCTGTGTGACAGTTCTGCATGTGCTGTTGTGTGACAGGTCTGTATGTGCTGTTGTGTGACAGATCTGTATGTACTGCTGTGTGACAGGTCTGCATGTGCTGTTGTGTGACACGTCTGTATGTGCTGTTGTGTGACAGATCTTTATATGCTGTTGTGTGACAGTTCTGTATGTGCTGTTGTGTGACCGACCTGCTCCTTGACAGATGTCTACATACTGCTAAGTGACAGCTATGTATAGGCTGCTGTGTGACTGTTACGTATACGCTGCTGTGTGACTGTTACGTATACGCTGCTGTGTGATAGTTATGTATACGCTGCTGTGTGACAGTTATGTATACGCTGCTGTGTGACAGTCATGTATATGAAGCTGTATATGAGGGACTGTTCTTCAATACATGCAGGTGAGTGACATTCATCCATATGCATCCGTGCGACATCTAATTATACGTTTCTATTGACCATTGCTGTGACATGTCAGTATAATACCGATGCGTTAGATTCTGTGTATATGCTGCGGCGTgtcattttcatacattttcttGCACGTGGCAGTAAATCACAGCCGCTGAATGGCAATATATGGTTCACATGTTTACATACTATGACATCAACTACGACATACGTCTCTCTGTGCACAATCTGACTGGAACAAAACACTATACTGTGTACTCATTTCGTTACCACTCAAAGTTTCATagcaattttcaaaccatggtCATCAGGAAATATAACCGAATCAGTTGCATGTATCGTGTCCTATTAGGACAGTCCAACCATATGTTGAGTAATATACTTGTAAATCCCATTCTTCTTATTCTAATTCACTGTAAGCTGATTAAAAGAGAGATTTACCTGTGAGCTTGGCCTTTCAATAGTCCTGATAAACCACTTAGTGTTGCAAACACCTTATATATTTCTATCTAACGTGCGCCAGAGAGACACATTATCTGTATTCTGACGTGGAGATTTGGCAGGGGAAAGAAGGAGCGGGAAGGGGTtttttgggggtggggtggagggGTAGCAGGACTGAGTTATGAATCCTTAACGTCCCAGAAATGAACATTTGATATACCCCCCGAAGCCTGTATCTACACGATCAGTTCTTACTAATGATTTAATATTAACCATATACACAGAGCTTCCGATCACAGATAGAACCAACATTGAGTCCAGCATGATAGATACCCCCTTCCTCCAACCCCTCTGTTGATTATTAGATATCGATACAAATAGAAGACTGTGGTAAGATATTGAGAAAATAATTGATTCAGTTAATCAAAGGCCAATCTGGATCTGTAACGTGACGTTAGCGACAGCTGTCTGGCGTCGGGTTACATCCTGGGCAAACGCCTCCAACACTGTGATACACACGTTCCCGGGGACGTGTGATAAGCATTTGCATGACACACTAAACATATCACCGAAGGAATTTACGGTATCACTATAATCATCCAAGATTACGATGTCATGCACAGTTGTGGGATGCAGAAAATAAAATGTCTGAATTCATCGCCTACAGCGGTCATCGGGCTGAGCATATAAAATGCTACTAATACATAATTTGACAAGGTGAGCAACTGAACTCACTTCGTTAACTTTTATCAGTAACTTGTGATAAAGGGGATAGGAACATATTCTCCCATTTATTTTCGTAGCAACGATTAAATTTATAAGCAGATAACATGGGCGATATCGGTTATACGGAACATTGGTTTCTCAGTTTAACTAGGAAGCTGTTGTTTTATATCGTACCTTGAGTTGTTATCCGATGAATATGGagaggtgtttgtgaagttaaAACCAGTGTCCGAACCTTGGATGTGTCTTGCACTTCTGGACTATACTACCTCTCGGTTCACAGGTAACATGACGAATATACAGTAAAAGTGTGAGACAGGTTTTACACCTGTTCCATCGACCTGTAGCCCTGCTGGCAATATCTCCCAATCACTGTAGTCCTTCAGGTCACCTCTTGTCGCACACTCAACTCACATTGATCATTTCGTGTGGGAGTCTCCTCTCGCACTGATCATGTCGTGTCGGAAGCCCTCTGTAATAAGGGTCTAACCCGGGACAGAACGAAGTCCAATTACCTAACCGTGGATCTATAAAGCGTAAACAGACCCGCAAAAACAAGCCATTTAGTCCGGTCGGTTTGAGATTAGCAAGCCCTGTTGTGCCCACTCGGCCAGGAGAATTTGGAGAACGTATTTACGGACCTGTTAATCATTCTCGGGAGATTAGCATGTACATTCTTGTTATATAACAGTTTGAGTGCACTGGGTCCTGTATCACGCGACACAAATGACGAAATGGTCCCAGACTATTTGATTCGTTGTGTAGAGTTATGTTCCCTGTTTGTGGCAGGATTCTTTTACATTTGTTTGATACTTTCTCAGTTCACGTTCGTTAAAGCTGCCTCACCTGCATGCATCCTGGATGCTGATCGTTGACAGCGAGCCATTATGAGTAGCATATGTTTGTTAATTAACGTAGGAAGGCATTCTCCAGCTCTGTGATGGTGCAATGAAGACTGATGGTGCACTGAAGACTGATGGTGCACTGAAAACTGATGGTGCAATGAAGGCTGATGGTGCAATGAAGACTGATGGTGCAATGAAGACAATCGAACCTGTTCCGGGCAGCAGTGACAGCAAGAGAATCGATCGACGCCTTTTTAAAGTATtggtttgcctggtccaggctcgaacCTTTACAAGTCGCTGCAATAGATTTAGTGTGCTACTGACTGTAACgtcaatcattcactcacttgcaaAATGTCTGTGTTTATTTGTTCGTGTGAATAAGAGCAGAcatgtttggttggttgttgtgtaGCACCGCAtatagcagtattccaactattaggcagctgtctgtaaatagtcgagacTGGACCAGTTGTTCtggtgatcgacatcatgagcatcgatctacgcagttggaatacgatgacatggtaCACCAGGCAAACACAGTCTGTTGTCACTGTATGTACATCCCATGTTCGTTTTGCCACACGTCTCTAGCTTCCATCTATTGAAAGATACGATTTAAATAAAAACAGCAATCAACTTCCAAAATCAATCAGAAATATCTGCTAAAGGAGAGTCAATTGTACAATGCCCATTATATCTTATAACTGGAAACGTCCTTAACCTCAAATCACCCCT is part of the Haliotis asinina isolate JCU_RB_2024 chromosome 6, JCU_Hal_asi_v2, whole genome shotgun sequence genome and harbors:
- the LOC137287277 gene encoding uncharacterized protein; this translates as MMSGVKNLNQRSVERGAVLVQRLTGFHGDGKDVTNPRELYTILSQAETKRCRAGVNIPLLVNESTLQQKVNHEMNIRVKGYRPEKRPESPPFHHQSSLELFDFASGELPTLTLMRHASSLEDLSTLKRRDKKRTNLTSTNTSEILPGLKHPKVAFSEDVNDLENKNHNSGIVLPKIPKVLEKTLPIAQAAARPDPEQEPEREETAVDRRLVGVPPELVSRARQILMEETYREQLRARVLGLNRNRNLFPRETGKSTDLKAYDMYPAQYWELRAETVQQPQDLESDMIDRDYYRMKQKSVLKLKVMDRDSRARGERSPSDSSSPTTQRETHRPLPRLVNPKPRQNHMESFEDEAVGLSPFTNLMLGPVVAEAAGMCHQDTDSVTGPPNSRKTNRHMFPYLLSQDPLPDSMTRFPKYTQVVSTPRPKYMPPTSVVNLTIDHPAPRRRRPRHIEKNLEKQKHSTRTSEVTPCCKGSVLDSLVDKSEASIDTTRSVTEDDAIQGTSEPVPQEDDEPHDDPRNKKSVLTGFKKLEVFGEIKHESAERTQKIITKSPPSSRYLPQCYPPLYKLDMKNYPPQGNMIQALLNFEGHQEIHGADNNPISLSVVDGDAILSKVQNTGDPHTSRTVKSEGTVGQTSMRDTPVLSSY